Proteins encoded together in one Undibacterium sp. CCC3.4 window:
- a CDS encoding non-ribosomal peptide synthetase: protein MLIDDFKNLTLADKKRVLAQLQSGTANGATSADSAPGDQRHPRLLRDERADDLPFPLTDLQGAYLAAKANPVRVDQAGCHVYLEFDVNALDPARLEQAWSTVVAAHPMLRAEVMSNGNQRIQRQRALPPFCCEDHSADAAAAQHCVDRVREKLSHKLYWPGDWPLYEIQVTHAPAGRSRVHVSMDSWIVDAKSAEQIYRQWYACYVQPAQQLVPPALEFRDFVHSMEAFKTSAGYARCLAYWRARLSDCPDGPALPYSAALHQAPAERCNRRRMACRLPASTLVALQEAFATRKLSTTSGMLMLFCEAMRSWSASQRFGLILTMQNRPPLHADLARVVGPFTSTALFDADHLASETLSERAQRYGEQLLEALNHGYVSAIAALRSLGSDRPERSFPIVFTSLLGTGASDQEPSWTQSIEYSVAQTPGTALHCQLREIDGEMEIAFDCVPSWFADGFVEQFQDSFHAALTQAALDPVCWEQCSAAAICAPGLPALTPVQPAQSASSTVPMSSLQLAYLAERIRQPSRASGYIFRSFAFEQLLPSRLQAAFDGLLADHPMLRGYPSARGSFECFDTVATYTIPLTRLTQDQPDLNAETAVMLREFAAERQWPNLRLHMLVRLDGSACLLTLLDMAVFDGQSSWNFYDDLFNRYLGRGAVKEAPHWRPYLQARAARPGLEVHEHYWLDKFKRLAPGPVLPAATANAGGAHATVRWTHTVCAGARLEQLAAQHRVSVESVFLSAFAAVLARDSVSFSLGVVDYGHRVAQPALLNGFGDATRFAWGEVSDPQSVPVLKLARFFAEQIERDRFHACADPFKGLRGAIAQSGQMVSRSVVLTNCLDAPMAQWPGIAEIDAASDTPGVDLDNLLHRSSQGLTICWTVRRDGCDLDALAQSFRAYCVALDELAASPEAWLRTVTAPEPQAALVNRKRLAQLARWNATDRPYDRQVCLHTLIERQAKATPYAVAVLSDDEVLTYQELDSRANRLAHHLQQHGVVRGALVAVMLLRSHPLITTLLAILKCGAAFIPLNVDDPLQRLTRVLDQAQTGYVVSTCEHYGRHTDLVRKVILLDAEAAQIEQQASQFQPQQVVQPEDRAYIIFTSGSTGTPKGVVVRHRPVINLIEWAAREFNFTPEDRVLFVNPLSFDLAIFDIFGLLSYGGSIRIVGDAERSNALAVAQYLSTEPITFWNSAPAYLQMILPFLEGGTGRTKVSVERLRLVFLSGDWIPLAMPDAMRAHAPQAQVISLGGATEATVWSNYFPVQKIDPNWRSIPYGRPIQNARYYVLDEHLAPLGVGETGDLFIGGECLSDGYINEPELTACSFIRDPLHETPGAIMYRTGDRARFFTDGNIEFLGRIDQQVKLRGYRIELGEVEAALEACGLMRAVVVVREDHGGRRLVGFAASADAGQTGEMRNEAMWQQLKSRLSAYMVPSQVFVLPALPITTNGKVDRKKLAQDELASLLDGGADSALASVTYVAGVSVTAFDHQQLATRLGTWLCNGVAEVFGTELADVKLDDNLGYLGFNSLHYTMLAAKLANELSIALNPALFFRYVSVAEILDYLMQQHAEYLAAVLLPVASVAVPAAAPSVPVAAVSVPVAVAHADAQVTASPAAQAFGTSTIPDGAIAIIGMAGVMPQASDLDAFWANLQQGNDCTSDIPQDRWDWRMVDGDPHGPGNFTNVHRAAFMTDVSSFDAAFFAISPREAELMDPRQRMLLESVWACLENAGQRPSALRGIPVGVYIGATGDEYAALSLQPGREIDRFTLSGVSRTILANRISYLFDWHGPSEVVDTACSSSLVAVHNAVRALLAGDCSLAIAGVINIMIDPVPHVCLNKIGMLAADGRCKTFDSRADGYARGEGVGLVLLKPLADALRDGDPIHSVIRGSAINHGGRATALSAPNPHAQVQVISQAIRVAGIDCGRLGYIEAHGTGTALGDPIEIEALKETFDTLRNAAGQPPVASGTVALSSVKPNVGHLESAAGIAGLLKAVMSVKHGVLPATLHLEQINPNIELDGSPFYIVREAVRWSNQRDPHGVELPRVAGVSSFGFGGVNAHVVVEQYLPAAASAGASSDADEDGASWLFPLSAQSEAQLVQMASSLADFITVAPAHTLRLGDVAYTLQTARDSMQERLLLCAASLPQLLAALRAYVQSGTVSAGGWRGSVKSAPMRVGKAALARDVGAASTQAAEIVDVLAQRWAQQGDIAWPLLPVGEVGKARRIALPTYCFTRTRYWLPTMPASAASMAAVQVVLPVANRTGDDIELNAVDAILSEHVIAGQGVLPAAAYLALLRDHSKATQAGAYGVVGFSDIVWMQPFVLTDGKRSLRMEFGAGRQGGTRCSFVSDSDGKRVEYCSIDLLAPSQPFVADVIDLRQLSPANASCLSPSECYALFQGSGIQLGALYRTVQQLWFSVDAGLAQLRCDMRANDNAARSLLILDGALQAIALHNKLARPGSGPSVPFHIKRLQLVADCPSQAMVHLQVQVSPSCTPARLPIYNARLFDGNGRQIGWIEACAGKVLNLPMPVASRSAPSIIVPTLQAEVTHHYAPQWRRLAATSAATSASLRCLLVHGVLDGGTAQPTAAPSHWIVARRAPVYGVDGPAACSLDPCKESDWDRLLIAAGPAPDLIVLDYRQWNAAQDSRDPACKANDTLYQPFDEAFALARSAMRLRLRQPLTVIALTSARGGSFSASAVQALGAYGRAISSESPKIRFCAVEVPDGSIVDLAQLADLLIGIHQGGVGRPVNYRYRPDSGEMSAETLEPISATGAFGAALPNGSVVLVSGGAGGIGRLVASFLLSRGCRVALLGRAAPDAALQQMRVGGLADHPDCCYFQADVTDIAQVGRALEQIRAEWGPLRAVIHAAGARTDSLLLSKDSANKRAALDAKVTGAVVLDYATRAEPLDYFVSFSSLASYLGPVGQTDYVYANAFLNGVTQARNQMARERQRSGLSCAVSWPLWRDGGMRMDDKERDYIRQLYGMEELGTDAAMQCLFAILGGEHENVALAVGDKQKIDRALLGNPAT from the coding sequence ATGTTAATTGACGACTTCAAGAATTTGACCCTGGCTGACAAGAAGCGCGTGCTGGCCCAGTTGCAGTCCGGCACCGCCAACGGTGCCACCTCAGCCGACAGCGCGCCGGGTGACCAGCGTCACCCGCGTCTGCTGCGCGACGAGCGCGCCGACGATTTACCTTTCCCCCTGACCGACTTACAGGGCGCTTACTTGGCTGCGAAAGCAAATCCGGTGCGCGTCGACCAGGCCGGTTGTCACGTCTACCTAGAGTTCGACGTGAACGCGCTTGATCCGGCGCGCCTGGAGCAGGCTTGGAGCACGGTTGTGGCGGCGCATCCGATGTTGCGCGCCGAGGTGATGTCGAACGGCAATCAACGCATCCAGCGGCAGCGCGCTCTGCCACCATTCTGCTGCGAAGACCACAGCGCCGATGCTGCTGCTGCGCAGCATTGTGTAGACCGGGTGCGCGAGAAACTGTCGCATAAATTGTACTGGCCTGGCGACTGGCCGCTGTATGAGATTCAAGTCACGCATGCACCGGCAGGCCGCAGTCGCGTGCACGTCAGCATGGACTCCTGGATTGTCGACGCCAAGAGTGCTGAGCAGATATACCGTCAATGGTATGCCTGCTATGTCCAGCCCGCGCAGCAACTGGTTCCGCCAGCGCTGGAGTTCCGCGACTTCGTGCACAGCATGGAAGCCTTCAAGACCAGCGCTGGCTACGCGCGCTGCCTCGCGTATTGGCGGGCCCGCCTGAGCGACTGCCCGGATGGTCCGGCACTGCCGTATTCGGCGGCGCTGCATCAGGCGCCGGCAGAACGCTGCAATCGTCGTCGCATGGCCTGTCGTCTGCCTGCGTCGACGCTGGTGGCCTTGCAGGAGGCGTTTGCCACCCGCAAGCTGTCCACCACCAGTGGCATGCTGATGCTATTTTGCGAGGCAATGCGCAGCTGGAGCGCAAGCCAGCGCTTCGGCCTGATCCTGACAATGCAGAACCGACCGCCGCTGCACGCGGATTTGGCGCGTGTGGTCGGTCCGTTTACCTCCACCGCCTTGTTCGACGCCGATCACCTAGCCAGCGAAACGCTGAGCGAGCGCGCCCAGCGCTATGGCGAGCAACTGCTCGAAGCGCTCAACCACGGTTATGTCAGCGCCATTGCAGCACTGCGCAGCTTGGGGTCAGACCGACCTGAGCGCAGTTTCCCTATTGTCTTCACCAGCCTGCTGGGGACGGGAGCATCCGACCAAGAGCCGAGCTGGACCCAGTCGATCGAGTACAGCGTGGCGCAGACGCCCGGTACCGCGCTGCATTGCCAACTGCGCGAAATCGATGGCGAGATGGAGATTGCATTCGACTGCGTGCCGTCCTGGTTCGCCGACGGTTTCGTCGAACAGTTCCAGGACTCGTTCCATGCTGCGCTGACGCAGGCTGCGCTCGATCCGGTTTGCTGGGAGCAATGCAGCGCTGCCGCCATCTGCGCGCCTGGCCTGCCGGCGCTGACACCGGTACAGCCCGCTCAATCTGCGTCATCTACCGTGCCCATGAGCTCGCTGCAACTGGCCTATCTGGCCGAGCGTATTCGCCAGCCCAGCCGCGCCAGTGGCTACATTTTTCGCAGCTTTGCATTCGAACAGCTGCTGCCGTCGCGTTTGCAGGCCGCCTTCGACGGTCTTCTGGCCGACCATCCGATGCTGCGTGGCTACCCTAGCGCGCGCGGCAGCTTCGAATGTTTCGACACGGTCGCGACCTACACCATTCCGCTGACGCGTCTGACACAAGATCAGCCCGATCTGAACGCCGAGACTGCGGTGATGCTGCGCGAGTTCGCTGCCGAACGGCAGTGGCCAAATCTGCGCCTGCACATGCTGGTGCGCCTAGACGGTAGCGCTTGCCTACTGACCTTGCTCGACATGGCGGTCTTCGACGGCCAGTCATCCTGGAACTTCTACGACGATCTGTTCAATCGCTACCTGGGCCGCGGCGCGGTCAAGGAAGCACCACATTGGAGACCCTATCTGCAGGCCCGCGCTGCTCGGCCCGGCCTAGAAGTACATGAGCACTACTGGCTCGACAAATTCAAGCGGCTAGCGCCTGGACCGGTATTGCCGGCGGCAACGGCAAATGCCGGCGGCGCTCACGCAACCGTGCGCTGGACGCATACCGTTTGTGCCGGTGCTCGCCTCGAACAATTGGCGGCGCAACACCGCGTTAGCGTCGAGTCGGTATTTTTGAGTGCCTTTGCCGCCGTGTTGGCGCGCGACAGCGTCAGCTTCTCGCTGGGTGTGGTCGACTATGGCCACCGAGTGGCCCAGCCAGCGCTGCTTAATGGCTTTGGCGACGCCACTCGCTTTGCCTGGGGCGAAGTGAGCGACCCGCAGAGCGTGCCGGTGCTGAAGCTGGCACGATTTTTTGCTGAGCAGATCGAGCGAGACCGTTTTCACGCTTGCGCCGATCCGTTTAAGGGGCTGCGCGGTGCGATCGCCCAGTCCGGCCAGATGGTCTCCCGCAGTGTCGTTCTGACCAACTGCCTAGATGCGCCGATGGCGCAATGGCCGGGTATTGCTGAAATCGACGCCGCCTCCGATACCCCCGGCGTCGATCTGGATAACCTGCTGCACCGCTCGTCGCAGGGATTGACGATATGCTGGACCGTGCGCCGCGACGGCTGCGACCTAGATGCGCTGGCGCAGTCTTTTCGCGCCTATTGCGTCGCGCTGGATGAGCTGGCCGCCAGTCCCGAGGCTTGGCTGCGTACCGTCACTGCGCCGGAGCCTCAGGCTGCGCTGGTCAATCGCAAACGACTGGCACAATTGGCGCGCTGGAACGCTACCGACCGACCTTACGACCGTCAGGTCTGCCTGCACACCCTGATTGAACGGCAGGCCAAGGCGACGCCTTATGCGGTCGCGGTGCTGAGCGACGACGAAGTATTGACTTACCAGGAGCTCGACAGCCGTGCGAACCGGCTAGCCCATCATCTGCAGCAACACGGCGTTGTGCGTGGCGCGCTGGTGGCGGTCATGCTGTTGCGCTCGCACCCTCTGATCACTACTTTGCTGGCGATCCTCAAATGCGGCGCGGCCTTCATTCCCCTCAACGTCGACGATCCGTTGCAGCGCCTTACTCGCGTGCTGGATCAAGCGCAGACGGGTTATGTTGTCTCGACCTGCGAGCATTACGGCCGCCATACCGACTTGGTCAGAAAGGTGATACTACTCGATGCGGAGGCGGCGCAGATCGAGCAACAGGCGTCACAATTCCAGCCCCAGCAAGTGGTGCAACCGGAAGACCGAGCCTACATCATTTTCACCAGCGGCAGCACCGGCACGCCCAAAGGCGTAGTGGTGCGGCATCGCCCGGTGATCAACCTGATCGAATGGGCTGCGCGCGAATTCAACTTTACGCCGGAAGACCGCGTGCTGTTCGTCAATCCGCTTAGCTTTGACCTGGCCATTTTCGACATCTTTGGTCTGCTGTCCTATGGCGGCAGCATCCGTATTGTTGGTGATGCGGAACGCAGCAATGCGCTCGCGGTGGCGCAATACCTTAGCACCGAGCCGATCACTTTCTGGAACTCGGCACCGGCCTACCTGCAGATGATATTGCCCTTTCTAGAGGGCGGCACTGGCCGCACTAAGGTTAGCGTTGAGCGGTTGCGTTTGGTGTTCCTGAGCGGTGACTGGATTCCGCTTGCGATGCCGGATGCGATGCGAGCGCACGCGCCGCAAGCGCAAGTGATCAGCCTTGGCGGCGCCACCGAAGCGACGGTCTGGTCCAACTACTTCCCGGTACAGAAAATTGATCCGAACTGGCGCAGCATTCCTTACGGCCGGCCGATCCAGAATGCCCGCTATTACGTGCTTGATGAACATCTGGCACCACTGGGCGTGGGCGAGACCGGCGACCTGTTCATTGGGGGTGAGTGCCTGAGTGATGGCTATATCAATGAGCCTGAACTGACGGCGTGTAGTTTCATTCGTGATCCGCTGCACGAAACGCCTGGCGCCATCATGTACCGCACCGGCGACCGCGCCCGTTTCTTTACCGATGGCAATATCGAATTCCTCGGCCGGATCGACCAGCAGGTCAAGCTGCGCGGATATCGGATTGAACTGGGCGAAGTGGAAGCGGCACTGGAAGCCTGCGGTCTGATGCGTGCCGTCGTGGTTGTGCGCGAAGACCATGGCGGCCGTCGCTTGGTCGGTTTCGCCGCCAGCGCGGATGCTGGTCAAACCGGTGAAATGCGCAATGAAGCCATGTGGCAGCAACTTAAATCCCGGCTGTCGGCGTACATGGTGCCGTCCCAGGTGTTCGTGCTGCCGGCCTTGCCGATCACGACGAACGGCAAGGTCGATCGCAAGAAGCTGGCGCAGGATGAGCTGGCCAGCCTACTGGACGGCGGCGCCGATTCGGCGCTCGCGTCCGTCACGTACGTGGCCGGCGTAAGCGTAACCGCGTTCGATCATCAGCAACTGGCAACGCGGCTAGGCACCTGGTTGTGCAATGGTGTGGCTGAGGTGTTCGGCACCGAACTGGCGGACGTGAAGCTGGACGACAACCTGGGATACCTCGGGTTCAATTCGCTCCACTACACCATGCTGGCGGCGAAACTGGCCAACGAGCTGAGCATCGCGCTGAATCCGGCATTGTTCTTCCGCTATGTCAGCGTGGCGGAAATACTAGACTACTTGATGCAGCAGCACGCGGAGTATCTTGCCGCTGTGCTGTTGCCGGTCGCCAGCGTGGCGGTGCCGGCTGCGGCGCCATCGGTACCCGTGGCAGCTGTGTCGGTGCCTGTGGCCGTTGCGCATGCCGACGCGCAGGTGACGGCGTCGCCCGCTGCGCAAGCGTTCGGTACAAGTACCATTCCGGATGGAGCGATCGCCATTATCGGCATGGCCGGAGTGATGCCGCAGGCGTCGGACTTGGACGCATTCTGGGCCAACCTGCAGCAAGGCAACGATTGCACCTCGGATATTCCGCAGGACCGCTGGGATTGGCGCATGGTCGACGGCGATCCTCACGGCCCCGGCAACTTTACCAATGTGCACAGGGCCGCGTTCATGACGGATGTGTCCTCGTTCGATGCGGCGTTCTTTGCGATTTCGCCACGCGAGGCAGAATTGATGGATCCGCGCCAGCGCATGCTGCTGGAATCGGTCTGGGCCTGTCTGGAAAATGCAGGCCAGCGCCCCAGTGCCTTGCGCGGCATCCCGGTCGGGGTCTACATCGGTGCCACCGGCGATGAATACGCCGCCTTGTCGCTTCAGCCGGGGCGCGAGATCGACCGCTTCACGTTGTCGGGTGTGTCCCGCACCATTCTGGCGAACCGCATCAGCTATTTGTTCGACTGGCATGGCCCGAGCGAGGTCGTCGATACCGCCTGTTCCAGTTCCCTAGTGGCGGTCCACAACGCCGTGCGCGCCTTGCTAGCGGGCGACTGCTCGCTAGCCATTGCCGGCGTCATCAACATCATGATCGATCCGGTGCCGCACGTGTGCCTGAACAAGATCGGCATGCTGGCTGCCGACGGCCGCTGCAAAACGTTCGACTCCCGCGCCGACGGCTATGCACGCGGCGAGGGAGTCGGGCTGGTATTGCTCAAACCGCTGGCCGACGCATTGCGTGACGGCGATCCGATCCACAGCGTGATCCGCGGCTCGGCAATCAACCACGGCGGCCGCGCCACCGCGCTTAGCGCACCGAACCCCCATGCACAGGTGCAGGTGATCAGCCAGGCGATCCGTGTCGCTGGCATCGATTGCGGCCGCTTGGGTTATATCGAAGCGCACGGCACAGGCACCGCGCTAGGCGATCCGATCGAGATTGAAGCGCTGAAGGAAACTTTCGATACATTGCGCAACGCAGCTGGCCAGCCGCCGGTGGCCTCGGGCACGGTCGCGCTGTCGTCGGTGAAGCCGAACGTCGGCCACCTTGAGTCGGCGGCCGGAATTGCCGGGTTGCTGAAAGCTGTGATGAGCGTCAAGCACGGTGTTTTGCCTGCAACGTTGCATCTGGAGCAGATTAATCCGAACATCGAACTGGACGGTAGCCCATTTTATATAGTGCGGGAAGCTGTGCGTTGGAGTAATCAGCGCGATCCCCATGGCGTCGAGCTGCCTCGAGTGGCGGGCGTCAGCTCCTTCGGCTTTGGTGGCGTCAATGCGCACGTGGTGGTGGAACAGTATCTGCCTGCTGCAGCCTCTGCCGGGGCATCTTCCGATGCAGACGAGGACGGCGCAAGCTGGCTGTTCCCGCTGTCGGCGCAAAGCGAAGCGCAACTGGTGCAGATGGCATCCTCGCTAGCCGACTTCATCACCGTCGCGCCGGCCCATACGCTACGCTTAGGCGACGTCGCCTACACACTGCAGACCGCGCGCGACAGCATGCAGGAGCGGCTGCTACTGTGTGCCGCTTCGCTGCCACAACTGCTGGCCGCCTTGCGTGCCTACGTTCAGTCGGGCACGGTGTCGGCTGGCGGCTGGCGAGGGTCAGTGAAAAGCGCGCCTATGCGCGTGGGCAAGGCGGCGCTTGCAAGAGATGTCGGAGCCGCCTCGACTCAGGCGGCAGAGATAGTCGATGTGCTGGCACAGCGCTGGGCCCAGCAAGGCGACATCGCTTGGCCCCTATTACCAGTCGGCGAGGTTGGCAAAGCGCGCCGCATTGCATTGCCGACCTACTGCTTCACCCGCACGCGTTACTGGTTGCCGACCATGCCAGCAAGCGCGGCAAGCATGGCCGCTGTCCAGGTAGTGCTGCCTGTGGCGAATCGTACCGGCGATGATATTGAACTGAACGCAGTCGATGCGATCCTGAGCGAGCATGTGATTGCCGGGCAGGGTGTGTTGCCTGCCGCCGCCTACCTGGCGCTGCTGCGCGACCATAGCAAAGCAACACAGGCTGGTGCGTATGGCGTGGTCGGCTTCAGTGACATCGTCTGGATGCAGCCGTTCGTGCTTACCGACGGCAAGCGCAGCCTGCGAATGGAATTTGGCGCTGGCCGCCAAGGCGGCACACGTTGCAGTTTTGTTAGCGACAGTGACGGCAAACGCGTCGAGTATTGCAGCATCGATTTGCTGGCACCATCACAGCCGTTCGTCGCCGACGTGATCGACTTGCGCCAGCTGTCGCCAGCCAATGCCAGTTGCTTGTCCCCGTCCGAGTGCTATGCACTGTTTCAAGGCAGCGGTATTCAGCTGGGCGCACTGTACCGTACCGTACAGCAGCTCTGGTTCAGCGTTGATGCCGGCTTGGCGCAGTTGCGGTGTGATATGCGAGCTAATGATAACGCCGCGCGTAGTCTACTGATACTCGACGGTGCCTTGCAGGCGATCGCGCTGCATAACAAGCTGGCCCGGCCCGGTAGCGGACCGAGCGTGCCGTTTCACATCAAGCGCCTGCAATTGGTCGCCGACTGCCCGTCGCAAGCGATGGTTCATCTGCAAGTACAGGTTTCGCCTAGCTGCACTCCGGCACGCTTGCCGATCTACAACGCCCGCCTGTTCGACGGCAATGGGCGCCAGATCGGCTGGATCGAAGCCTGCGCCGGCAAGGTACTCAACTTGCCCATGCCGGTAGCGTCGCGGTCGGCACCGTCCATCATCGTGCCGACTCTCCAGGCAGAGGTAACGCACCACTATGCACCGCAATGGCGTCGGCTCGCTGCCACGTCGGCGGCAACGTCAGCGTCATTGCGCTGCCTGCTGGTGCATGGCGTGTTAGATGGCGGCACCGCTCAGCCGACGGCGGCGCCGTCGCACTGGATCGTCGCGCGCCGGGCACCAGTCTACGGTGTAGATGGCCCGGCCGCATGCAGTTTAGATCCGTGCAAAGAAAGCGACTGGGATCGTTTGCTGATCGCAGCCGGCCCGGCGCCCGATTTGATTGTGCTCGATTACCGCCAATGGAACGCTGCGCAGGATAGCCGTGATCCAGCGTGCAAAGCCAATGACACGCTCTATCAGCCGTTCGATGAAGCATTCGCACTAGCCCGGTCGGCAATGCGGCTACGCCTGCGGCAGCCGCTGACGGTGATCGCACTGACCAGTGCACGTGGCGGTTCGTTCTCGGCTTCGGCGGTGCAGGCTCTGGGCGCGTATGGCCGCGCCATCAGCAGCGAGTCGCCCAAGATCCGCTTTTGCGCGGTCGAGGTGCCTGATGGTTCCATTGTGGACTTGGCTCAGCTTGCAGACTTGCTCATCGGCATACATCAGGGTGGCGTTGGCCGTCCCGTGAACTATCGTTACCGTCCAGACAGCGGGGAGATGTCGGCCGAGACACTGGAACCGATCAGCGCAACGGGCGCGTTCGGCGCGGCACTGCCGAACGGAAGCGTGGTGCTGGTCAGCGGCGGGGCTGGCGGCATTGGGCGGCTGGTCGCTAGCTTCCTGCTGTCGCGCGGCTGTCGCGTGGCGCTGCTGGGACGCGCCGCGCCCGACGCTGCGCTACAACAGATGCGAGTCGGCGGCTTGGCTGATCACCCCGATTGCTGTTATTTCCAGGCGGACGTGACCGACATCGCCCAAGTCGGGCGCGCGCTGGAACAGATCCGTGCCGAATGGGGGCCGCTGCGTGCAGTGATCCATGCTGCCGGAGCACGCACCGACAGTCTGCTGCTGAGCAAGGACAGCGCCAACAAACGCGCCGCGCTCGACGCCAAGGTCACTGGCGCGGTGGTGTTGGACTACGCCACCCGCGCTGAACCGCTCGACTACTTTGTGTCGTTTTCGTCGCTGGCGTCGTATCTGGGGCCGGTTGGGCAGACCGACTACGTGTACGCCAACGCCTTCCTGAATGGCGTTACGCAAGCGAGGAATCAGATGGCGAGGGAACGCCAGCGCAGCGGGCTCAGTTGCGCAGTTAGCTGGCCGTTGTGGCGCGATGGCGGCATGCGCATGGATGACAAAGAGCGCGACTACATCAGGCAGTTGTACGGCATGGAAGAACTGGGAACCGATGCGGCGATGCAGTGCCTGTTCGCCATTCTTGGCGGTGAGCACGAAAACGTCGCCCTAGCGGTAGGGGACAAGCAAAAGATTGATCGCGCACTGCTGGGTAATCCGGCAACCTGA